The proteins below are encoded in one region of Paeniglutamicibacter cryotolerans:
- a CDS encoding LamB/YcsF family protein, with translation MPSIDLNADVGESFGSWSMGDDAAIFGSVSSANIACGFHAGDPSTIATTARAAVTASITIGAHVGYRDLVGFGRRFIDASPTELADDVLYQLGALSAMARAAGGSVKYVKPHGALYNAIVHHEAQARAVIDGIRAFGGELPVLLLPGSIALELADKAGLRGVTEAFADRNYTPEGTLVPRRDPDALQHDPEAATVNMLRMVTEGRVKAVDGSLIPMKAESICVHSDAPGAVALASHLRAALEDAGVRINGFA, from the coding sequence ATGCCGTCCATCGATCTGAACGCCGACGTCGGGGAGTCCTTCGGCAGCTGGAGCATGGGCGATGACGCGGCCATCTTCGGTTCCGTTTCCAGTGCGAACATCGCCTGTGGATTCCATGCCGGGGACCCGAGCACCATCGCCACGACAGCACGCGCCGCCGTCACCGCGTCGATCACCATCGGCGCGCACGTGGGCTACCGCGACCTGGTCGGTTTCGGCCGGCGTTTCATCGATGCCTCCCCCACCGAGCTGGCCGACGACGTGCTCTACCAGCTCGGAGCGCTCTCCGCCATGGCCCGGGCGGCCGGTGGAAGCGTCAAGTACGTCAAGCCCCACGGCGCCCTCTACAACGCGATAGTGCACCACGAGGCCCAGGCCAGGGCCGTCATCGACGGGATCAGGGCGTTTGGCGGGGAGCTGCCGGTGCTGCTGCTGCCCGGCTCGATCGCCCTGGAACTAGCGGACAAGGCCGGATTGCGCGGTGTCACCGAGGCCTTCGCCGATCGGAACTACACCCCCGAAGGCACATTGGTCCCCCGCCGGGACCCCGACGCGCTGCAACACGACCCGGAGGCAGCCACCGTCAACATGCTCCGGATGGTCACCGAGGGACGGGTGAAGGCCGTCGACGGGTCGCTGATCCCGATGAAGGCGGAGAGCATATGCGTGCATTCGGACGCCCCGGGCGCAGTCGCCCTGGCCTCGCACCTGCGTGCCGCCCTGGAAGACGCCGGGGTCCGGATCAACGGCTTCGCGTGA
- a CDS encoding 5-oxoprolinase subunit B/C family protein, whose translation MSITAIHRAGHRSLLLDLSGPGTALALSSMLEAEPLSGQQEVLPGAGSVLLSFDTAASARRAVPVLRTLDPGELPPGTGKLVEIPVHYNGADLDEVAALTGLSREAVISIHCAHPWLAVFGGFAPGFAYLAATGGELFVPRRDTPRTRVPAGSVALAGGYSAIYPSPSPGGWQLVGHTNARLWSLERAEPALIQAGNRVRFLPAREHLPPLQTPESHPEGPTEPGADALEVFASGLQSLLQDKGRRDMAGIGVGTSGSADAASAAQANRLVGNDSGDAVIENLFGGLSLRAHGDQVLAVTGARTGLLVTSPGETGLVSTPAQDAPFLLPDGHLLTLGPAREGLRCYVAVRCGFNEPAVLGSRSTDTLSGLGPQPLVPGRLLPLGAAAGSRIVGHPEPGTVPEAGFAEPVFLRVIPGPRDDWFGSAGLERLCGQEWLVDAASNRVGLRLALPVGSLPLERIRAGEPDSEGMVTGALQVPPSGLPVLFLADHPVTGGYPVIGVVAERDVWTAAQLRPGTRIRFSLADEDAPVE comes from the coding sequence GTGAGCATCACGGCGATCCACCGTGCCGGTCACCGTTCGCTGCTCCTGGACCTGTCGGGGCCCGGCACGGCGCTGGCCCTGTCCTCGATGCTGGAGGCCGAGCCCCTGTCCGGACAACAGGAAGTGCTGCCCGGCGCCGGCTCGGTCCTGCTCTCCTTCGATACGGCTGCATCCGCCCGCCGGGCGGTTCCGGTGCTGCGCACCCTGGACCCGGGCGAGCTGCCCCCGGGTACCGGGAAGCTGGTCGAGATCCCCGTCCACTACAACGGGGCGGACTTGGACGAGGTCGCGGCGCTGACCGGACTCAGCCGCGAGGCGGTCATCTCCATCCATTGCGCCCACCCGTGGCTCGCCGTGTTCGGCGGCTTCGCCCCGGGGTTCGCCTACCTGGCAGCAACGGGCGGCGAGTTGTTCGTACCACGACGCGACACCCCGCGCACCAGGGTCCCCGCCGGTTCGGTCGCCCTGGCTGGCGGCTATTCGGCGATCTATCCGAGTCCATCGCCCGGGGGCTGGCAGCTGGTCGGGCACACCAATGCGCGACTCTGGTCACTGGAGCGCGCCGAACCAGCACTGATCCAAGCCGGGAACCGGGTCCGGTTCCTGCCCGCACGCGAGCATCTGCCTCCGCTCCAAACCCCGGAAAGCCACCCGGAAGGGCCCACCGAGCCCGGTGCCGATGCGCTGGAGGTCTTCGCCTCCGGGTTGCAGTCACTGCTGCAGGATAAGGGCCGTCGCGACATGGCCGGTATCGGGGTCGGAACCTCGGGCTCGGCCGATGCGGCTTCTGCGGCACAGGCAAACCGACTGGTCGGAAACGATTCCGGGGATGCCGTCATCGAGAACCTGTTCGGCGGTTTGTCGCTGCGCGCCCACGGTGACCAGGTCCTTGCCGTCACCGGCGCCCGGACCGGGCTGCTGGTCACATCACCCGGCGAGACCGGCCTGGTATCCACACCCGCCCAGGACGCACCGTTCCTGCTCCCCGACGGGCACCTGCTCACGCTGGGCCCGGCACGGGAAGGGCTGCGCTGCTATGTGGCTGTCCGCTGCGGATTCAACGAACCGGCGGTGCTGGGCAGCCGCTCGACCGACACGCTCTCGGGCCTCGGTCCGCAACCATTGGTTCCCGGACGGCTACTCCCGCTCGGCGCAGCAGCCGGGTCGCGCATCGTGGGCCATCCGGAGCCCGGTACCGTGCCCGAAGCGGGTTTCGCGGAGCCCGTCTTCCTGCGCGTGATCCCGGGTCCGCGCGATGACTGGTTCGGCTCTGCGGGCCTGGAGCGGCTGTGCGGGCAGGAATGGCTGGTGGATGCTGCTTCAAACCGGGTCGGCCTCCGCCTGGCGCTGCCCGTGGGCTCGCTGCCGCTGGAACGGATCAGGGCCGGGGAACCGGACAGCGAGGGCATGGTCACCGGCGCGTTGCAGGTGCCGCCGTCGGGACTGCCCGTGTTGTTCCTGGCCGATCATCCGGTGACCGGTGGCTACCCGGTGATCGGCGTCGTGGCCGAACGCGATGTGTGGACGGCCGCCCAGTTGCGGCCCGGGACCCGGATCCGGTTTTCCCTGGCAGACGAAGACGCCCCGGTCGAATAA
- a CDS encoding SurA N-terminal domain-containing protein, producing MLKKLLLPLALACSLAVLAGCSSAPEPAPTPAASSPATDQATTPDVAGIPDPVAEVDGVPITKAEFTKTYEGQFSQASAQAATTGQPVDQALLKEQTLTGMVSTELLSQAADKHKLTASKKETDAALAEIAKASSLTSAKFLEAMKKQGIDAKQVNEQLVRQVKIQKLIKEMFDPFTVTDEEVRKAYDAAVQAQEQSDAATGAKTKIPAFKDVKATFKKQALDEKENTAVQSLIDDLRTKADVVSHLEVAVPKK from the coding sequence GTGCTGAAAAAGTTGCTGCTGCCCCTGGCCCTAGCCTGCTCCCTGGCGGTGCTCGCCGGTTGCTCATCGGCCCCGGAGCCGGCGCCCACCCCCGCCGCGTCCAGTCCCGCCACCGATCAGGCGACCACGCCCGATGTCGCGGGGATCCCTGATCCGGTGGCCGAGGTCGACGGCGTGCCGATCACCAAGGCCGAGTTCACCAAGACCTACGAGGGGCAGTTCAGCCAGGCTTCGGCGCAGGCCGCAACCACCGGGCAGCCGGTGGACCAGGCACTGCTCAAGGAACAGACCCTGACCGGCATGGTCAGCACCGAACTGTTGAGCCAGGCAGCGGACAAGCACAAGCTCACCGCATCGAAGAAGGAAACCGACGCGGCGCTCGCCGAGATCGCCAAGGCGAGTTCGTTGACCTCGGCCAAGTTCCTCGAAGCGATGAAGAAGCAGGGCATCGACGCGAAGCAGGTCAATGAGCAGCTGGTCCGCCAGGTCAAGATCCAGAAGCTCATCAAGGAGATGTTCGATCCCTTCACCGTCACCGACGAGGAAGTGCGCAAGGCCTACGATGCTGCAGTCCAGGCCCAGGAGCAGTCGGACGCGGCGACCGGGGCCAAGACCAAGATCCCGGCGTTCAAGGACGTGAAGGCGACGTTCAAGAAGCAGGCGTTGGACGAGAAGGAAAACACCGCAGTGCAGTCGCTGATCGATGACCTGCGCACCAAGGCCGATGTCGTCAGCCACCTGGAGGTAGCAGTACCCAAGAAGTAA
- a CDS encoding metal-sensitive transcriptional regulator produces MKLDPTELKPVINRLKRAQGQLAAVTRMLEEGAECKDVVTQIAAVSKAIDRAGFAIIATGLEQCLTSEDPSMDRKEMEKLFMSLA; encoded by the coding sequence ATGAAGCTCGATCCCACGGAACTCAAGCCGGTCATCAACCGCCTCAAGCGGGCCCAGGGTCAGTTGGCCGCTGTCACCCGCATGCTTGAGGAGGGTGCCGAATGCAAGGATGTGGTCACCCAGATCGCAGCCGTTTCCAAGGCCATCGACCGTGCCGGTTTCGCGATTATCGCCACGGGGCTTGAGCAGTGCCTGACCAGCGAGGATCCGAGTATGGACCGCAAGGAAATGGAAAAGCTGTTCATGTCACTGGCCTGA